TCAAAttaatttaagttttaaaattgaataatttaatctttcaaattttaaaatacacaaaataaactccaaaatataattatcaCTCAAATCAATCCATATTCAAATTATTCAAATATAATTATCATTCAAATCAATCCATATCCAAATTATTCAGTTGGACTACCTTTTAACCTTTGTTCACAAACGCAAACACAAACACAACATTATGTTTGGTAAATGAGTTATGAATAGTTGAAtactaaattaatatattttatgatcttgagtagaaaaaatataaaaacactaGTAAaagcaactcttttttttttttattattcatattaattatgaataattatatttttattattatattttttaattttttattattatatctttttatatttaatttattactaaataaatacataaacaCTCATTTTCGTGTCTCTATTTTTTATAGGgtaatttacataaataaaataaatggaataAAGTGTTATGCAAATACAACAATCAGAAAAACCAGACGCAAATGCAACAAACCTAATTATATGTAATTCGCGACACCCTAATGCGGTTTCTAAGTACATGTAATCCGCTAGACCCTGTCACGGATTACGTTCAAACACTGCGAACACATAAACCGCTACATCCTATGGCAGTTTATGAAGATATAGGCGCAAAGTGTATTCCACGAGACCCTGTAACGGATTATGAAGGGAATGGCTCATAGAAACAAATTCATGAATACCAGTATAATATTAACAACCCATGATGCAAAATGTAGAAAGTCATACAAATATAGTCGTCATAAGTAATAAGTCATAAGTGTCGTACAAATATATGAAGCCATAGAAAATATAATAGCCACAAGGCATTAACACTAACACAAAATAAATTACTACATAAGTCATATAAATATAATAGGCACAAACCATTAacactaaaagaaaataaataagtcatatttcataaaaatataacGGTCGGAACTAACACAAGGGGCGCTACTGCTggtcaccatcatcatcatgatcGTCCCCAAATGGACCAAGTAGGTGTGAGCCTGTGCCACATCGAGTCGGACGCCTAACTTTAGTCGCTCGCTGATCTCTAGGTGGAGCATCCTGTAGACCCACTCCAAATGCAGATGGTGGTGTCTCCCCCCATGCCAAACCAAGTGTAGTATGGGCTGCCTGCAGGCTTATTAAGGTCGAGCGGTAACTGGTAGTCAGGAATCTGGAACGGCACCTCTGGTGGTTGTGGCATGTACTCAGGAGGCTCAGTCGGACGCCTTGGGATTGGACTCTGATACTGCTAAATGTCGTAACCCCATATGATCCCAGCGAAGTCCGCATAGAACTGTGGCCTAGGGGTGGCAAGtggggaagcccgccccgccccgcaaGAAGCCCGCCCTTTGGCGGGTTGGCCCGCCTCGCCCCACCTAGTGAGGCGGTCCCAGAATCCTAGCCTGTCCCGCCTAACGGCGGGCTAGCGGGCCAGCGGGCTAAGCCCGCCAAATaacctcttttttttcttttttttttaacttttaactattaaataatatatataaaaacataaaaaaatctctcctattttttacttttaactattataatttctaaaagtataaacaaattataatttttatattcacaaatattaaagtctttgtaattataaatatttaataaatataattataaactaagttttcatccaaaatataattataaatattgtttccaaagcaaaataaacataatccaaaacataattataaatattgtctctaaaacaaaataaatataatccaaaatactcaattttcatcttcattctcttgtaagttAGGTTGGGAAAAGTTTggttttggtaaaaaaattgtaaaaatacccCTTGCTAAAAAAATTCTAAGCCCGGCGGGGAAGCACGCCTACCCCACCAAAGCCCGCGGTTTAAGCGGTGCGGGTTAGGCGGGCTTTTACTATTTGGCGGTCCCAATTTTCCAGCCCAACCTgccttttttggcgggttacgcGAGCCGACCCGATGGGTTTAGGCCCGTTTGCCACCCTAGTGTGGCCCAGCCAGCTGATCGTCAAAATCCATGGTCAAAGTAGTGGTAGCAATATCAGCAAATATTTGCGTGATCTCGTCATGCAATACCTGGGAGCTAGATACGTGAGTAAAAGGTGTACCACCCATAGTAGCCTCCGCAGTGCCACCAGGCTGAGTGTCAGTAGGGTGAGCACGGGACGATCCAGCCTCGTTATCATGGTGGACGGAAGGTGCTCGTCCAGCACGAGTAGCCCGTCGTTTAGCACTAGATCGATGCAGGCGATGATCTGCCTAGCCTCCGTCATCCCCACCACCAAGCTGCTCCTCCTGCATCATGTCATCAAGCCAGCGCCACTTCTGATCAGTGGCACGTGTACTAATGCATCGTCTCCGCTCCATGCATCTGTTATCAGGTATATCCAACGTTGGAACTCTAACAGGCGCCTACGACGACCCTCTGAGTACGGCATCCTCCGAAATCTCCACTGGCTTGGGATCTGCAAATGTAATCTCCAGTGACAGAATCCTATGTGCAACACGGTACCACCAGTCTAGGAACTCAGCAGATGGACCAGGATCAGCCACTCTCTGGATACTCAACACAGAGTAAACTCACTCGTCCCAATGCTCATGCCATGTCCAATAGTAAGAGGGGAACCATCTATCTCCACCCGTGCCATCCTTACTATGAAGATAGTCTATGTTCAGAGTTGGCTCAGGTAGATGTTAATGCCACTCAATCACTACAAAGTATATCAGACTAGTGACCACCCGCTATAACTGACTATGTTCCTCAGTCAGTATCTCTGGATGAATGATGGCAAGTACGTCCAGCGAATCATAAGGCTCCCACACAATCTGATAATGAGGAGACTAGTCAGCATTGTAACAATGTATACAAATAAGTGGGGGaagaactaataaaatattgaaaacaaaaataaatgaCTTATATCTCGATCACTCAGTTGATATAATGCAAGGCGATACTGGATAATTCTTTGTTCCTTCCCATCAGACGTGGGTAAATAAGTGGCCCATCTGAATGATAGAAATGTCACATGAATTTGTACTTTCATATGTAGAACGTTAATAACTTATAACGGAGAATGAAAGACTACGTGTATTAACGAATACCTAGATGccaacagaaaagaaaaagcgTCAAACCCCTACAGCCTCAGTGTGGGGAACCGCCAAAAGATCCATGTCTGTAGCAATTGTAGGAGCCGGCCAAGTTGGTAACGTTTCTGTTAGCCACCCAACACATGCATCGGTACAACCATGCCAACGTAGCTGAGCCCCAGCTATAGCTGCCGATGTCGTCAAGTCTCGCCACAAATAGCAACCACCAAAGGTGGACCCAATTACCACTCTTGTCCATAAACAGTTGTGTCGACAGAAGCATCATAATATACGCACGTGCATATATGCGCACGGTCTCCTCAGAAGCATCAGCTGGTAACACCCTGAACCTCTCATGAAACCATGTGAAGTGGATCGTGTATAACTTTCTCTTATCCGGTGGTGGATGCTCACCAAATAACTCCTGGAACTACTCTTACACCGATCTGGCACCCTCGATATGCAGGTGGAAGTCAGTCATGCACCCAGAAACAGGCTGTCCATCCACAGGCAGTCCCAACTGATATGCCACATCCTGGAGCGTGATAGTACACTCTTCAAACGGCATATGGAAAGTGTGGATCTTAGGCCGCCACCTCTCAATAAATACGTTGAACAGAGGCTCATCCAACCAGAACTAATGCACGTTCAGCCTAGCTAGATGCTACAACCCAGCCCTCTCCAAATAAGGTATGATCCTATCATGTAACggcatattcaaaaataaagaacGCCTAATTAATTTCTAACACTGACATCACCAAGCCATAATTTATGTTTCAAGACATAAACTACCTAGGTTTTAAATCAACTTCAGGACAACAAACATTACAAAATTAAATCAACTTGTAAATCTTAAATTTCTATTAGTAAACCCTACACATCCAAAAAATCAGGTTTCAAATTTCCAACTTTAGATAATTATTGCAAAAACTATCAACAAGCCATAAATCCTACATTTCAAATTCCAATCTTAATTTCTAAATATCTAACTTCAAATTCTCtacatttaaatttaaattttaaattttaattttcaaaccCTAAACTAAACTAAGGttctatttttctaattaataaGTAACTTCCTTaagattaaataaaatatacagATATTATCCACCTCAAAAAGAATAAAGAgactgatgcgtgagcatcttttctatcttttcctagtgaatttgcattcaaattattaattttaatcaagatttaattacctttagctactatgaatgctactttgagttgtttgcaatttctatttatttcaggtagcattcgaATGGATTTGACGGAATTTTGTGgcagaaaaggaagaaagcgaatgatgctgtcaaccccgacctccttgcactcaaacaaaaataacttgagctacagaggtctaaTTGACTTTAttctagtggcattggaaagctaacttccagagttttccaatgatatataatagtatacCCTTTTTTTCCATTTCATATGGACCACTTCACGCCAGACTTGAGTTCACTCAAGTTTGGCGCCAGCTCAAAGCCTCTAAAGAGAAATCGCACTGCCATCTCCACGCCGAACTTGGGATTTCTCAAGTTCGGCGTCAACTCAAGGAAAGCAAGAGAAATCAACGCGGCCTCCTCCACGCCGAACTTGAAGTTCTTCAAGTTTGGCGCCAACCTTTAGTACAAAAGTGGTCCCCATTCACGTCCAAAGGCTACGGGAatcaattaataaattttaattaaactttatttcttttatgattagaaaaagatattatttagtttttaggaaatatattttacattaattaggattagatataaaagggaaaagaatcagTCCTTCgggctcttctcttctcttctaccTCATTCCACACTTTACACTTTtctgaatcctagttttctctctgaatcatgagcaactaaacctccactgttaaggttaggagctctgtctagtgtatggattgatactattatttttttattttaattcatgtaatgatttatatttcaagaattgttttcgttctttatcttatgaatttgggtggaacggaagtatgatccttgttctaattgagttcttgtataacttagaaaagctctatacttgaacaacagcttgaaaacatattctcctaaatttctaattatctggacttaacaggatacatgacatataatcctcttatatttgggtaattagggttttgtggcatataaactagaattgaacttcaccctctaattgaaattaagtgaccaaggaattggtgATTGATGAaagttagaggagactaaaaaggtctaagccTAATTTAGTCacttatagtttgccatgaattaaatcttgcataattaatagttagtaagaaaagtcaatccagaaaatagataactctaaaaccttaactgtttcttcatatatatatttcataACTTGTTTACTGCTTGTTTTCTGATTTTTTGATTTTACTGTTTTAATGCAATTGAGACCCAAACGCTATTTTCTGtctgtctaactaagtaaatcactcAATTACTGTTGCTTGATCTAttaatcctcatgggatcgaccctcactcacttgagatattacttgatacgacccggtacacttgtcgGTTAGTTTGTGGACTTTAAATTCCACATCAAAGACTTACCTCTTCATTGATGGTTTCGGCTAAATGAGCAACGCTGTTGAGCCGGTACAAACGCCTTTCATCTTCCATGGTTACGCTTAATGGAACTACTCCAAGAAGCTCACCCTAAACCCAACCTTTTTTCTCTAACTTCTCTCTACTTTCTCTCTCTAAGTCACTATTAGCACTCATGAAATGAAATCCGCTATACCCTCACGCGGTTTTTATAGTGAGTCACTCCCTTTATAATCCGCCACAGGGTCTCGCAGAATACACTCCGCGATAGGGTCTAGCGAATTACATGTAATTAGAAATCGCATTTGGGTGTCGCAAATTACATATAATTAGATTTGTTACATTTGCATCTGATTGTTGTATTTGCGTAACactttttcatttattttatttatataaatcgcccttttttatatcttattcttaaatttttatgtctttattCTTTATATCTTATTCTCAATGTTCTCTCGGTTCTCAAAACCAAACTTGACCTTAGTCACTAACAGTCTAACAGAGATTGCTCTCTCATGTTCTGTTTTCAAAGCCAAACTCAGCCTGTCACTCATGGAAATTGCTGACATACCGATAAATCACACACTTAAACGTTAGTTCACGTCCAAGTTGTTCCAATCCAAAAGCAGCAGCTCCCTGGACAGCAATGAACATTTCCCTCCTGCGAATGAGCGAACAGCTTAAAATTCTAATACTGTAATCAGCAATCACTCATTTAATCATCTTTACTCCTGCATTACTCTGCTACGAAACCAGTACCTTGCGGACAATTATAATAACGATATCTGCAATATAGATAGCACCATAATATAAAAGATCCCAAAATGTCGAATAAAATCCTAACGGTAGCCCACTAACGCTCTTGAAGAGCCTACAACATTCAAAGTTTAACTCTTGGGGAATGCTAATTCTGTAATCCCAACTACTAAAAACACTATGACATCTTCTATGTTGCAGGACAAGGTAAACATAACTGTTTCATAAACCAAAACATGATGAGTGATTCGCATACATGGGACCTAATCTAGTCCAACTTCCCGCTATAGTGCTATCATTTAAGAAAGTGTGGGCTAATTAATCCAGCAATCTCAAGCATGCCAACTTGATCTCTCTCAGCAAATATCTTCTTCAGCTTTTCATCACAAATTATGATCTTCTTGTTTTCAGGATCCTGTCAGAAGTAGAAGCAACAAGTTAGTAAAAGAAATGTATTTTAATAAAGGAAATAGTTGCCAATAACACATTGAACGCAGAAACATCAGCTGGCTCAAGAAACCACCATGGAAATCTTCCTCATAAACTATTATTATAAAATCAGCTTAACAGAACTGCTGGATATTCATGGAGTTGTGCAGATCCATTTGTTAGAAATAGGAAAGGTAAAAGCATGAGTTAATGTCTCACGCAAAACGGATAATAATTATGGGTCATTTTTAGAACAAGCACATAATGAGTGGAAATCATTGCAAAAAATTGCCCCCAAGTTTTTGAGGTCTTTCTACCAGTTACTCCTTCTGTCATTGTCTAGGCATCCTCTTCTTTCAGACTTGAAAAGAAGGAGCAGTCCCCTAGGGGTAAATTTGCTTGATGAACATATATACATGCATTAATCGCTCATATAATGAAAGATCTAGAAAAAGTACATAGGATTAGGAATGCGCACTCAACTCGTATGATATGAAAAAGCTGAATGTAGATGTTGTAAACTGTATGAGAAAATGGTGCAATTTAGTGCAAGTGGTAGTAGTGCTAAGAACAACAAGTTGGACCACGCAGCTTCCTAATTTGGATACTACTAGACTGCAAGGAGAAATAGGGAACAGGTAACAGGAATACGAAATCAAGTCTAATAGACAACTTCATTAGAATCAATAAATatacaagaaacacaaaaatcaGTAAATAATACACTAACAAAGAAGTCATACTCTCATACTCTCATAGATTGCTGAATAATTACAAAAAATGGCATTAGGAATGCACAACAGAAGGACATTgaaaataattatgaaaaaatacTGATAAAAAAAACCTTATCCAGTTATCATGGTCCATGGAagccaaaagaagaagaaaaggaccTGAAGATTGTTTTCCTTGATGTAGGCCCAAATCTGCTTGAGAGCCTGGGTTCGAGAAATCTCGGAGACGCCGCAGATGGCTTGCATCTCCGGAGAGATTTTGCGGGGCTTCATTATGCCCCTTACCTTAGGGCTCGAAGGAGTCTCCGACACCGTCGCCGACGTCACCGCTCGCACAGCCCCCAGCACCCTTCCCCACTTCGGCGGGACATGAACAGCCACAGCCACAGACCTGAAGAGGCTTCCTGAGGGCGCCTCAGCCGCCACGAAGCTCATTCCGGAAAACACTCCCAGAGACGCTGCCATCACTGCTGAATGACGATGATGATAGATTAACACAAATAAAGCGAGTGAGTGGGTCGCAGAGCCAGAGTCTTATCTCTCACGCACTACACAACACTACCAACACAAAAACCCTTTCCGTTCTTGCTTCGTTCCCTCTCTCAGTCTCGCTCCCCTTTTATATGCATCTTCTACATTCTTAAGTATATCTAAAGGGTAAAAGGGATTTTTTCAAAGAACTAATAATTTCTTAAGACTAAAACTAAACCACCACAAATaatcttaaaatatttaaaatgtcAAACGAAAAATAACTTTCGAGGatagtttaaaatttgaaaaagaaactaAATATTATAGATACATATTTAAAAGGATTTTAAAAGTTTGATTTTGATGTAACTTTTAAAAGTAAGATAATTAAAATAGGACATTTTTATCACTAAAATTTAGTAATTGTACATCATacatttatttgtatttttttcacTAGCGGATGAAagtttctaaaattataaaataaaaatagaggtttaaaaattgaatttaattctttttctacatacttttttaattgttatcaaaataattttacaaaaagttaacctttttatttttttcataattttaaactttttacaAACATATGAATATAACAacttaaatataaatatattgaatgtcaaataatttaattaaatatattaaattattaaatagttattattattttatataaagagtattttaataattttatataaataactaCTATGTGAATGATCACCcgtaataaaaaaaaaggggggggggggggagcaGTTTTGTATGATTAGTGTAATTTGTTTACTTGATAATCATGTCATTTACCTTTATCATTTGT
This sequence is a window from Arachis stenosperma cultivar V10309 chromosome 10, arast.V10309.gnm1.PFL2, whole genome shotgun sequence. Protein-coding genes within it:
- the LOC130954682 gene encoding upstream activation factor subunit UAF30 isoform X1, with the translated sequence MAASLGVFSGMSFVAAEAPSGSLFRSVAVAVHVPPKWGRVLGAVRAVTSATVSETPSSPKVRGIMKPRKISPEMQAICGVSEISRTQALKQIWAYIKENNLQDPENKKIIICDEKLKKIFAERDQVGMLEIAGLISPHFLK
- the LOC130954682 gene encoding uncharacterized protein LOC130954682 isoform X2, yielding MAASLGVFSGMSFVAAEAPSGSLFRSVAVAVHVPPKWGRVLGAVRAVTSATVSETPSSPKVRGIMKPRKISPEMQAICGVSEISRTQALKQIWAYIKENNLQVLFFFFWLPWTMITG